The Miscanthus floridulus cultivar M001 chromosome 7, ASM1932011v1, whole genome shotgun sequence genome includes a region encoding these proteins:
- the LOC136466914 gene encoding abscisic acid receptor PYL3-like isoform X2, with amino-acid sequence MVEMDGGVGVGGGGGQTQEPRRWRLADELRCDLRAMETDYVRRFHRHEPRDHQCSSAVAKHIKAPVHLVWSLVRRFDQPQLFKPFVSRCEMKGNIEIGSVREVNVKSGLPATRSTERLELLDDNEHILSVRFVGGDHRLQVCFVLDVSMLSILHAVPSIKASLVCGSNSSMQTC; translated from the exons atggtggagatggacGGAGGAgtgggagtaggaggaggaggagggcagaCGCAGGAGCCGCGGCGGTGGCGCCTGGCGGACGAGCTGCGGTGCGACCTGCGCGCCATGGAGACGGACTACGTGCGGCGGTTCCACCGGCACGAGCCCCGCGACCACCAGTGCTCCTCCGCCGTCGCCAAGCACATCAAGGCGCCCGTCCACCTT GTCTGGTCTCTAGTGAGGCGGTTTGATCAACCACAGCTTTTCAAGCCCTTTGTGAGCCGGTGTGAAATGAAGGGGAACATTGAGATTGGTAGTGTCAGGGAGGTCAATGTCAAGTCTGGGCTGCCAGCCACAAGAAGCACAGAGAGGCTGGAGCTGTTGGATGACAACGAGCACATACTCAGCGTCAGATTTGTTGGAGGTGATCACAGGCTGCAGGTATGTTTTGTTCTTGATGTATCTATGCTGTCCATCTTACATGCAGTTCCTTCGATTAAGGCTAGCTTGGTTTGTGGTTCCAATTCCAGCATGCAGACTTGTTGA